From Jeotgalibacillus haloalkalitolerans:
CTCATTTACTTCAAACGGATTTAATTTATTCTGTTCCGGGGGCCATTCAAAATCAGCTCCGGGCAGAATCGTTCTCGCACGGTTCACAGATGGGTTTAAGTGCTTAATACTGTCTAAAATCATGCTGCGGTCTTTATCTACTAAAATAATATTAGAGTGTCTTCCCATAATTTCTACAATCAACTGTTTATATGAAATATCCCCGATTTCATTGCGTCCTTTCACTTCAAACACAATAATCCGTTCCATCTCTTTCTGGGTAATGGATTCGATGATTGCCCCTTCCAGATGCTTACGAAGAAGCATACAGAACATTGGCGGTTCTGACGGGTTATCATACTGCTCTTCAGTTACCTGGATTCTTGAATAAGAAGGATGGGCTGAGAGAAGTAATTTGTGGTTTTTACCCTTTGCCCGGATAACCATGATTAATTCATTCTGATAGGGCTGGTGAATACGGCTGATCCGGCCGCCGTCCAATTGATCAGTTAGTTCCTTGGTGATGGCTCTGGTGAATAATCCATCAAATGACATACAAATCCCTCTTTCTGTCTTTCTTTATATCTTCTGTCCCATCTTATCATCTTTTCAGGCAGTCTGTATGCTATAATGAAGTACATTGAAAGAGATAAGCAGGTGATTTACGAGATGACAAAAAGTATGACCGGATTTGGAAGAGGAACAGCAAGGCAGGAACTTCTTGCCGTAACGGTAGAGATCAAATCAGTTAATCACCGTTTTCATGAATGCACGGTTAAGATGCCAAGAATGTATGCAGAAACGGAAGATAAAATAAAAAAAGTAATCTCTTCTTACATAAAGCGTGGTAAAGTAGATGTTTATATATCAGTAGAAAGCGAGAAGCCGAACAGTCATAAGTTGCTGGTTGACTGGGAGCTGCTTGATGCATACGCGCAGTTTGTGAAAGATGCCGCTGACAGATATGGCGTTGAAGAGGACCTGCGTGTCAGAGATCTGCTGAGACAGACAGATGCTTTTACTACTGTGGAAATAAAGGAAGAACATTCAGCAGACGAAGTTATTTTTGCCGCGCTTAGAGAAGCGTGCGAAAAGCTTTCAGATATGCGGACAAATGAAGGAAAAGAGCTTGAAAATGAGCTGCTTTATCAAGTACAATCATTAAAGCAAAATGTCGAGTTCGCAATAAAACGATCCCCCGAAGTCTCAAAGAAGTATAAAGATCGTCTTGAAAAATCGATCAGAGAGTATACAAATGGGGTTGATGAGAGCAGACTGCTGACAGAAGTGGCGATCTTTGCTGACAAAGCAGATGTGACAGAGGAATTTACAAGATTGCTCAGTCATATTAAACAATTCGAAAATGCACTTAAAAAAAATGAACCGATCGGCAGAAGACTTGATTTTCTGACTCAGGAGATGCACCGAGAAGTCAATACGGTTGGATCTAAAGCAGGCGATGAGCGGGTAGCTGCTGCGGTGATTGATATGAAGTCAATTCTTGAGAAAATCCGTGAACAGGTTCAGAACATTGAGTGAAATTGATTAAGGGGTGTCAGGATGTCAATAAAGTTAATAAATATTGGATTTGGGAACATTGTGTCTGCCAATCGCATTATCACAATTATCAGTCCTGAATCTGCACCTGTTAAAAGACTCGTACAGGATGCACGTGAAAGAGGAACACTGATCGATGCAACATATGGACGCAGAACCAGAGCAGTGATGATTATGGATAGTGATCACGTCATCCTGGTTGCAGTCCAGCCTGAAACTGTGGCATCCCGTTTTACAGATAAAGATGATAGTCAGGAAGAAGGGTAAAAATGATTGAAAAAGGTGTACTGATTGTTCTTTCAGGACCATCAGGTGTAGGAAAAGGAACAGTCAGAAAAGAGTTATTTTCAGCAGAAAACACAGCATATGAATATTCTGTTTCCATGACAACGAGACTTCCGCGTGAAGGAGAAGTTGACGGAAAAGATTACTTCTTTAAGACAAGAGAAGAATTTGAAGCCTTAATCGAACGCGACAAACTTCTTGAATATGCAGAATATGTAGGCAACTATTACGGAACACCGGTTGATTATGTAAGAGAGACACTGGATAATGGTAAGGATGTGTTTCTTGAAATTGAAGTAGAAGGTGCAAAACAGGTGAGAGAGAAGTTTCCTGAAGGGCTTTTCATCTTCCTTGCGCCGCCAAGCCTTTCAGAGCTTGAAACACGCCTGGTTACACGCGGGACTGAGAGTGACGATGTCATTAAAACCCGTGTGGAAGCTGCGAGAAGAGAATTATCTATGATGAACCTGTATGACTATGTTGTAGAAAATGATCATGTTGTAAACGCATGTGAGCGGATCAATGCAATCGTTATGGCAGAACATCTTAAAAGAGAACGGGTTGAAGCCCGCTATAAAAAAATGCTGGAGGTAGAATAATATGTTATACCCATCATCTGACGCGTTAAGAAAAAATATCGACTCAAAGTATTCATTAGTAAGTGTGGCTGCAAAGCGTGCACGTAATATGCAGGAAAAAGGAGATAAAGGTTCACTTGAATCTTATCACTCAGTAAAATTCGTCGGGCAGGCACTTGAAGAGATCGCAGCAGGTCAGCTTGTTATGAAGAAGCCTCAGGAAGGCATTCTATACGAAGACGAAAAATAATATGAACAGAAAAAACAGCCGCTGCCGGTTGTTTTTTCTTTTTTTAAAGATTCATGCCTGTTGAGTGAAAAATGTTGTTTTTTCGTTCATAATGGAAGTATCTATTTAATGGGGAGATGGCTGCATTGGTAAATAAAAATATACTCCTTTGTGTTTCAGGGGGAATTGCTGTATATAAAGCTGTTGCACTGACCAGTAAATTAAGTCAGGCAGGCTTCAATGTAAAAGTAATTATGACAGAAAGCGCGATGGAATTCGTTACGCCGCTGACCTTCCAGGCAATGTCACGAAATGACGTATACTACGATACATTCGATGAGAAAGATTCAGCTAAGATTGCGCACATTGATCTTGCGGATTGGGCAGATCTCGTTCTGATTGCACCTGCAACAGCGAATGTTCTCGGCAAATTGGCCAACGGAATTGCTGATGATATGATCACCACCACATTACTGGCAACAACTGCACCTGTGTGGGCAGCTCCTGCTATGAATGTACATATGTACAGCCATCCAGCTGTGTTAAAAAATATTGATACGCTGCATGAACGGGGCGTCCGTTTCATAGAGCCATCCGAAGGTTTCCTGGCCTGCGGTTACGTAGGAAAAGGCAGACTGGAGGAGCCGGAAAAAATTACAGAAATTATCTCACAATTTTTTAGTAAAAAAAACGCTCAGCCGCTGAGGGGGAAGAAGCTGATCATTACTGCCGGTCCGACACGTGAAAAGATCGACCCCGTCCGTTTCTTTACCAATCATTCGTCCGGTAAAATGGGCTATGCGATTGCAAAAGCAGCTGCTGAAGCCGGAGCGGAAGTGACCCTGGTGTCGGGTCCGGTTTCTATTACACCGCCACAAGGCGTTCACACCATCAAAGTTGAAACAGCTGAAGAAATGTATGAACAGGTACTGACCAATTTTGAACATGCGGATGTCGTGATAAAAAGCGCAGCAGTTGCAGATTACAGACCTGCACAAACCAGTGATCAGAAAATGAAAAAGAAAGACGGCACGCTGACAATTGATTTTGAACGGACAAAAGATATTCTGAAAACGTTAGGTCAGAAGAAAAAGCACCAGATCTTAATCGGGTTTGCAGCGGAAACAGAAATGCTTGAGACCTATGCAGCCCGCAAGCTGGAAACTAAAAATGCTGATTTAATCGTAGGGAATAATATTCTGATTGAAGGTGCGGGATTTGGAACGGATACAAATGCTGTAACGTTTTTCAGAAAAGACGGAACAGTAACCGAGCTTCCACTGCAATCAAAAGAACAGGTTGCACATGAACTCATCAGTGAAATTGACCGTCTGCTGAGGGAAAGATCCTTATGATCGCTTCAGTTATCGTTGATGTTCCTGCAAAACAGATTGACAGAACGTTTGACTATCAGGTACCTGAAAACCTGCAATCAGTCGTTCAAAGAGGGATCAGAGTCGTTGTACCCTTTGGACCGCGAAAGATTCAGGGCTTTATTTTAGGGATTAAAGAAGAATCATCCGTTAAAAAACTGAAGTTGATTGAAGAGGTCGTGGATATTGAACCGGTATTAAATGAAGAGTTAATGTCATTATCTGAGTGGCTTACTGAACAGACGCTTTGCTATAGAATATCCGCCTTACAGGTAATGCTGCCGGCAGCGATGAAAGCTAAATATAATAAGTTCTTTCATTTGCTCGAAGATGTAGACATCCCTTCTCATATTAGAGAACTATTTCAAAAAGAATCACCTTTAACCTGGAAAACAGCTGATGAACAACATGCGCTGAAGGATCTGCAGGAGCTGATTAAGCAGCGGAAAGTAGAAGTGAAATATGTGGTCAGACAATCAGGCAATGTTAAGAAAAAAAGATTTGTTGAAATAAACGGTCAGCTTACGGTGGATGATATCCCTGCAAACGCAAAAAAACAAAAGCTGATCATGGAGCATCTTAACCGGCACGATGGGAAAATGTCCGTTGCAGAACTGAAAGAGGCTGCAGGTACTACCAGTGCTGTCATTAAAACTATGATTGATAACGGATATTTAAAAGAGTTTTTCAGTGAGCAATACAGAGATCCGTTTGCTGAGCGGACTTTTGAAAAAACTGAGCACTTTACACTTACGCCAGATCAGAAGAATGCGATTACACCAATTCTTGAAAAAGTCAATCAGTATGAACAGCAGACTTTTCTTCTGCACGGAGTAACAGGCAGCGGAAAAACTGAGATTTATCTGCAGACGATTGATCAGGTGCTGAAGCAAAACCGTCAGGCAATTATGCTTGTGCCTGAAATTTCCCTCACACCACAAATGGTTCAGCGCTTTAAAGGGCGTTTCGGTAATCAGGTTGCTGTGATGCACAGCGGGCTTTCAGTCGGGGAGAAGTATGATGAGTGGAGAAAGATTCACCGCGGTGAAGTGAATGTGGTTGTCGGCGCACGTTCAGCTATTTTTGCACCGTTTAAAAAACTCGGCGTAATTATTATTGATGAAGAACACGAGACAAGCTATAAACAGGAGGATTCACCAAGATATCATGCCAGAGATGTTGCGATTGAAAGAAGTAACAGACATGGCTGCCCTGTTATTCTCGGGAGTGCAACACCTTCACTTGAAAGCTTCGCGAGAGCCAAAAAAGGTAATTATCAACTGCTGGAGCTTGAATACAGAATGAATCAGCAGGATTTACCTGAAGTCAGAGTCATTGATATGCGGGAAGAACTGCGTGAAGGGAACAGATCTATGTTTTCCCGGGACCTCCTGACAGAAATAGAGAAACGGATTGAAAAGAAGGAACAGGTTGTTCTCTTTTTAAACAGAAGGGGATATTCCTCCTTTATTATGTGCAGAGACTGCGGAACGGTTATGCAGTGTCCTCACTGTGAAGTCTCTTTGACTTATCACAGATCCAAAGAGAGTATGAAGTGTCATTATTGCGGACATGAAGAATACGTACCAAATACCTGTCCCGAATGTGAAAGTGAGCATATCCGGTACTTTGGAACAGGTACGCAAAAAGTAGAAGAAGAACTGTTCAAGCTGATGCCGCACGTCAAAACAATCCGTATGGATGTGGACACCACCTCTAAAAAAGGCTCACATGAAAAATTGTTAGATGTATTCGGCCGGGGAGAAGCTGATATTCTGCTTGGGACGCAGATGATCGCAAAAGGGCTGGATTTCCCGAATATTACACTAGTCGGTGTGCTGAGCGCTGACACCATGCTTCATCTGCCTGACTTCAGGGCATCAGAAAAAACCTTTCAGCTGTTAACGCAGGTGAGTGGAAGAGCAGGCAGACATGAAAAGCCTGGTGAAGTAATCATTCAGACGTACACACCGGAACACTTTTCGATCGAACTTGCTAAATCACAAAATTATGAATGGTTTTATCAAAAAGAAATGATGATGAGAAAAGCGGCTCAATACCCGCCGTTTTACTATCTTTCTCTCATCACGCTCAGCCATGAAAACGTAAATAAAGCAGCAGGCGTGTGTAATGAGATTGCTGATATTTTGAAGAGCCGACTGTCTGATCAGTCAATTATCCTTGGTCCGGTCGCATCCCCGATCGCAAGAATTCAGGATAAATACAGGTATCAATGTATCATCAAATACAAGCGGGAACCGGAACTTAAAAACCTGCTGAAGAAAATACTCGATCAATACAGTGATACAGGAAAAGATGCTGTAACGATTCACATTGACGTTCAGCCTTATATTATGATGTAAACAATGGAGGAAAATATGAAGAAATTTGAAATTGTCACACACCCTGATACAAGATTAGAACAAGAATGCAGTAAAGTGACTGTATTTGACCGGAAGCTGCATGAAAAGTTAGATCAGCTGTTTGATCTGATGATGGAGCACGATGGAATTGGTATTGCAGCTCCTCAGGCAGGAATTACTGAAAGAATTGCCATTGTCTATCTGGATGATGAAACAGGTGTGATTGAAATGATTAACCCTGAAATAAAATATATTTCCGGTGAAGAAAAAGATGTTGAAGGGTGCCTGAGTTTCCCTGGCATTTTCGGAGAAGTTAATAGAACTGATCAGATTGTACTTACAGCTCAGGACCGTAACGGAAAAACGTTTGTTATGGAAGCAGACGGCTACCTGTCAAGAGCGATTCAGCACGAGGCTGATCATTTAGACGGCATTTTGTTCACTTCTAAAGTAACGCGCTATGTCACAGAAGAAGAATTAAAAGCGTTAGAGGAGGGAGCAGAATGACTTCAGTCATCTTTATGGGTACACCAGATTTCTCAGTACCGGTTTTACAAAGAGTGATCGCTGACGGGTACGAAGTAAAGGCAGTTGTCACGCAGCCTGACAGACCTGTTGGCAGAAAGAAGATATTAACACCGCCTCCGGTCAAAAAAGAAGCGCTTAAATCTGACCTGAAAGTCATCCAGCCTGAAAAACTTTCAGGATCTGCAGAGCTTGATGAAATTATTGCGCTGGATGCTGATTTGATTATTACAGCTGCATTTGGACAGCTGCTGCCCAAGAAATTACTTGAAGCACCGAAGCTTGGCTGTATCAATGTTCATGCTTCACTTCTCCCTGAGCTGAGAGGAGGCGCACCAATTCATCACGCGATTATAAGAGGATACGATAGAACGGGTATTACCATTATGTATATGGCTGAAAAGCTGGATGCGGGTGATATCATCAGTCAGCGTGAAGTGAGCATTACCGATGAGGATCATGTTGGAACGCTGCACGATAAGTTAAGTGAAACAGGTGCAGACCTCTTATCTGAGACACTGCCTTTACTGATCGAAGGCAAAGCAGAACGCACAGAACAAAACCATGAACAGGCCACATATGCATGGAATATTAAAAGAGAAGAAGAAAAAATCGACTGGAACCGTCCGGGCAGAGACGTGTTCAACCAGATCAGAGGTCTTTACCCGTGGCCAACTGCCTATACAATATTCAGAGATAAGCCGCTAAAGATTCAGCAGGCAAGACTTTCAAAAGGAAGCGGAGCGCCAGGTGAAATTATTCATGTTTCAGATGAAGGCATTTTATTTGCTGCAGCGGATGATGAAGCTGTATTAGTCACCGAACTTCAGCCGTCAGGGAAAAAGAAAATGCCCGCTGCTGATTTTCTGAGAGGCTCAAATATCGGGATTGGAGAGAAGGCTCAGTATGAGTAAGTTTTCATTAAGAGAAGCTGCCCTTCATATTCTGGATCAGATTGATAAAAACCAGTCGTATAGTAATCTTCTGCTGAATCATGCGATCAAAAAATTTGAGATCAGTAAGAAAGATACCGGTCTTCTGACTGAAATTACCTATGGTACAATCCAGCGGAAAATGACGCTTGATTATTACCTGGAACCCTTTCTGAAAAAGAAAGTCGAAGGGTGGGTTCGTAACCTGCTCAGGTTAAGTCTATATCAGATGCTTTATTTAGACCGGGTGCCCGAACGAGCAGCGATTCACGAAGCAGTTGAAATTGCCAAGAAAAAAGGACATAAAGGCATCTCAGGCATGGTTAACGGGGTGTTACGTTCTATTCAGCGTGAAGGTGTGAGGTCTGTTGAGGAGATACAGGATCCGGTTATCAGAATCTCGATTGAGACAAGTCACCCTGAGTGGCTGGTAAAAAGGTGGACAGCACATTTCGGACTTGAGAAGACGAAAGAAATGTGTGAAAAAAACCTGATTGCACCTGTACAAACTGCCAGGGTTAATACGAGCCGTATCAGCCGTCAGGAGGCATTAGCGCTTCTGGAACAAGAGGGTGTAGAAGCTTCTGAAAGCCCGATTGTACCATCAGGGATACGTGTCAAAAAAGGAAATATTGCACATACTTCAGCATATACTGATGGTTTTATTACTGTTCAGGATGAAAGCTCAATGCTAGTCGCATATGCACTCGCACCTGTTCCCGGTGAATCAGTTCTGGATATGTGTGCCGCTCCGGGAGGAAAAACCACACATATTGCCGAATGTTTAAATAATGAGGGGGAAGTGCTCGCATTTGACCTTCATGAACATAAAATCAAACTCATCAAAGAAAATGCAGACCGTCTGAAGCTGAAGAACGTAAAAGGTGAAGCGCTCGACGGCCGCAAATTGAAAGAACGTTATCCTGATAAAGAGTTTGACAGAATTCTTGTCGATGCGCCCTGCAGTGGGCTGGGTGTCCTGCGCAGGAAACCGGACATAAAGTACGCCAAAAGGGAGCAGGATCTTGAATCTCTTTCAAGTATCCAGCAGGAGCTGCTGCATTCAGCAGTTAACAGTCTGAAAAAAGGCGGAACGCTTGTATACAGTACATGTACCGTTGATAAAGAGGAAAATGAAGGGACAGTTAAAAGATTTTTGGGTGATCACCCTGAGATGTCTCTGACAGCACCTGAACACCTGCCGGAGCGTATTGCAGGCCTTGCAGAAAACAATATGCTGCAGATTTTCCCCCAGGACTTTGATGGGGACGGGTTTTTTATCGCAGTGTTTAAAAAGAGCGATTAAAAGCAGATCATGAACGAGGTGGATGGATGGAAGCCGTTTTTAAAAGCGATCGTGGAAAAATACGAAAGCTGAACGAAGATTCCGGTGGCATTTTTAAAAATCATTTTGCCGTTCTTGCTTTAGTGGCAGACGGCATGGGAGGCCACCGCGCAGGTGACGTGGCAAGTAAGATGACGGTTGACCTGATAGAGAGCAAATGGCATGAGCTGAACAGTGAGCTTAGAGCGGGCGCTGCAGAGGACTGGCTCAGTCAGACAATAGAAGAAGTGAACACTGAACTTTTTCAGTATGCAGAAAAAAATCCTGAATGTAACGGGATGGGTACGACACTTGTCGCTGCCATATGTACCGAGGATTTTATCTCGATTGCAAATATTGGTGACAGCAGAGGGTATGTAATTAATCAGTCGAAAGTGATTCAAATGACAGAAGATGATTCTTTTGTCAATGCGCTTGTACAGTCAGGTGAGATTTCAAAAGAAGATGCCGAACATCATCCTAAGAAAAATCTGCTGTTAAAGGCATTGGGTACTCAGGGAAAAGCAGACCCCTCCATTAAAACAATCGTTCCGGATCATGGAACACTCATATTATTATGCTCCGATGGTCTTTCTAATAAAGTGTCTGAAGGTGAAATCAGTGCGCTTGCTGAAAATGATCTTTCTTTAGATCAGATGGCAGACCGCCTGATCAGTCTGGCAAATGACTACGGGGGAGAAGACAACATCACACTTGCGGCTGTAAGGATTTCTTTGCAGGATGAGGGTGGTGAATCCTTATGATTGGTAAAAGATTAAGCGGGAGATACAAAGTACTGAGATCCATCGGTAGCGGTGGTATGGCGAATGTATATCTTGCCAGAGATATGATTCTTGACAGGGATGTAGCTGTAAAAGTCCTCAGAATGGATTATGTCGGTGATGGCAATATGCTAAAGCGGTTTCAGAGAGAGGCTCAATCAGCCACAAGTCTGACCCATCCAAACATTGTGAGTATGTATGATGTGGGTGATGAAGAGGATTACTATTTCCTCGTAATGGAATATGTGGAAGGAATGACACTGAAGCAATACATTCAGGAGCAGTCACCGCTTGCACTTGAAGACGCTATTGATATTATGCTGCAGCTGACTTCTGCGATTGCACACGCTCATCACAATGGCATTATTCACAGAGATATTAAACCGCAAAATATACTAATTGATCAGGAAGGTAACATCAAAATCACCGATTTCGGTATTGCGATGGCGCTGAGTGCAACAGCGATTACCCAGACTAATTCTGTGATGGGGACGGTTCATTACCTATCTCCTGAGCAGGCAAGAGGTGGAACTGCTTCAAAGAAATCAGATATTTACTCGCTAGGCATTGTCATGTATGAGCTGATTACAGGAACGCTCCCATATGAAGGCGAGACACCAATTTCGATTGCTTTAAAGCATCTGCAAAGTGATCTGCCAAGACCTTCTGAAGTAGTCAAAGATCTTCCGCAAAGTCTGGAAAATGTTATTTTAAAGGCTGCTGCAAAAGATCCTCACTACCGCTATTCGAGTGCAGATGAAATGACAGATGATCTCAAAACTGTGTTGAATCCAGAACGGGCTTCTGAGCCTGTATTTGCACCGGCACCGGACCTTGAAGCAACAAAAGCCATTCCGATTATCAGAGACCGAATGGACGTAATGACATCAGATGAAACAAAAATTCATGAGCCGGAGAAAAAGGACGACAAGCCTGTAAAGAAGAAGAAAAAGAAATGGCCGTG
This genomic window contains:
- a CDS encoding YicC/YloC family endoribonuclease: MTKSMTGFGRGTARQELLAVTVEIKSVNHRFHECTVKMPRMYAETEDKIKKVISSYIKRGKVDVYISVESEKPNSHKLLVDWELLDAYAQFVKDAADRYGVEEDLRVRDLLRQTDAFTTVEIKEEHSADEVIFAALREACEKLSDMRTNEGKELENELLYQVQSLKQNVEFAIKRSPEVSKKYKDRLEKSIREYTNGVDESRLLTEVAIFADKADVTEEFTRLLSHIKQFENALKKNEPIGRRLDFLTQEMHREVNTVGSKAGDERVAAAVIDMKSILEKIREQVQNIE
- the remA gene encoding extracellular matrix/biofilm regulator RemA, giving the protein MSIKLINIGFGNIVSANRIITIISPESAPVKRLVQDARERGTLIDATYGRRTRAVMIMDSDHVILVAVQPETVASRFTDKDDSQEEG
- the gmk gene encoding guanylate kinase yields the protein MIEKGVLIVLSGPSGVGKGTVRKELFSAENTAYEYSVSMTTRLPREGEVDGKDYFFKTREEFEALIERDKLLEYAEYVGNYYGTPVDYVRETLDNGKDVFLEIEVEGAKQVREKFPEGLFIFLAPPSLSELETRLVTRGTESDDVIKTRVEAARRELSMMNLYDYVVENDHVVNACERINAIVMAEHLKRERVEARYKKMLEVE
- the rpoZ gene encoding DNA-directed RNA polymerase subunit omega, yielding MLYPSSDALRKNIDSKYSLVSVAAKRARNMQEKGDKGSLESYHSVKFVGQALEEIAAGQLVMKKPQEGILYEDEK
- the coaBC gene encoding bifunctional phosphopantothenoylcysteine decarboxylase/phosphopantothenate--cysteine ligase CoaBC; this translates as MVNKNILLCVSGGIAVYKAVALTSKLSQAGFNVKVIMTESAMEFVTPLTFQAMSRNDVYYDTFDEKDSAKIAHIDLADWADLVLIAPATANVLGKLANGIADDMITTTLLATTAPVWAAPAMNVHMYSHPAVLKNIDTLHERGVRFIEPSEGFLACGYVGKGRLEEPEKITEIISQFFSKKNAQPLRGKKLIITAGPTREKIDPVRFFTNHSSGKMGYAIAKAAAEAGAEVTLVSGPVSITPPQGVHTIKVETAEEMYEQVLTNFEHADVVIKSAAVADYRPAQTSDQKMKKKDGTLTIDFERTKDILKTLGQKKKHQILIGFAAETEMLETYAARKLETKNADLIVGNNILIEGAGFGTDTNAVTFFRKDGTVTELPLQSKEQVAHELISEIDRLLRERSL
- the priA gene encoding primosomal protein N' is translated as MIASVIVDVPAKQIDRTFDYQVPENLQSVVQRGIRVVVPFGPRKIQGFILGIKEESSVKKLKLIEEVVDIEPVLNEELMSLSEWLTEQTLCYRISALQVMLPAAMKAKYNKFFHLLEDVDIPSHIRELFQKESPLTWKTADEQHALKDLQELIKQRKVEVKYVVRQSGNVKKKRFVEINGQLTVDDIPANAKKQKLIMEHLNRHDGKMSVAELKEAAGTTSAVIKTMIDNGYLKEFFSEQYRDPFAERTFEKTEHFTLTPDQKNAITPILEKVNQYEQQTFLLHGVTGSGKTEIYLQTIDQVLKQNRQAIMLVPEISLTPQMVQRFKGRFGNQVAVMHSGLSVGEKYDEWRKIHRGEVNVVVGARSAIFAPFKKLGVIIIDEEHETSYKQEDSPRYHARDVAIERSNRHGCPVILGSATPSLESFARAKKGNYQLLELEYRMNQQDLPEVRVIDMREELREGNRSMFSRDLLTEIEKRIEKKEQVVLFLNRRGYSSFIMCRDCGTVMQCPHCEVSLTYHRSKESMKCHYCGHEEYVPNTCPECESEHIRYFGTGTQKVEEELFKLMPHVKTIRMDVDTTSKKGSHEKLLDVFGRGEADILLGTQMIAKGLDFPNITLVGVLSADTMLHLPDFRASEKTFQLLTQVSGRAGRHEKPGEVIIQTYTPEHFSIELAKSQNYEWFYQKEMMMRKAAQYPPFYYLSLITLSHENVNKAAGVCNEIADILKSRLSDQSIILGPVASPIARIQDKYRYQCIIKYKREPELKNLLKKILDQYSDTGKDAVTIHIDVQPYIMM
- the def gene encoding peptide deformylase: MKKFEIVTHPDTRLEQECSKVTVFDRKLHEKLDQLFDLMMEHDGIGIAAPQAGITERIAIVYLDDETGVIEMINPEIKYISGEEKDVEGCLSFPGIFGEVNRTDQIVLTAQDRNGKTFVMEADGYLSRAIQHEADHLDGILFTSKVTRYVTEEELKALEEGAE
- the fmt gene encoding methionyl-tRNA formyltransferase, with protein sequence MTSVIFMGTPDFSVPVLQRVIADGYEVKAVVTQPDRPVGRKKILTPPPVKKEALKSDLKVIQPEKLSGSAELDEIIALDADLIITAAFGQLLPKKLLEAPKLGCINVHASLLPELRGGAPIHHAIIRGYDRTGITIMYMAEKLDAGDIISQREVSITDEDHVGTLHDKLSETGADLLSETLPLLIEGKAERTEQNHEQATYAWNIKREEEKIDWNRPGRDVFNQIRGLYPWPTAYTIFRDKPLKIQQARLSKGSGAPGEIIHVSDEGILFAAADDEAVLVTELQPSGKKKMPAADFLRGSNIGIGEKAQYE
- the rsmB gene encoding 16S rRNA (cytosine(967)-C(5))-methyltransferase RsmB — translated: MSKFSLREAALHILDQIDKNQSYSNLLLNHAIKKFEISKKDTGLLTEITYGTIQRKMTLDYYLEPFLKKKVEGWVRNLLRLSLYQMLYLDRVPERAAIHEAVEIAKKKGHKGISGMVNGVLRSIQREGVRSVEEIQDPVIRISIETSHPEWLVKRWTAHFGLEKTKEMCEKNLIAPVQTARVNTSRISRQEALALLEQEGVEASESPIVPSGIRVKKGNIAHTSAYTDGFITVQDESSMLVAYALAPVPGESVLDMCAAPGGKTTHIAECLNNEGEVLAFDLHEHKIKLIKENADRLKLKNVKGEALDGRKLKERYPDKEFDRILVDAPCSGLGVLRRKPDIKYAKREQDLESLSSIQQELLHSAVNSLKKGGTLVYSTCTVDKEENEGTVKRFLGDHPEMSLTAPEHLPERIAGLAENNMLQIFPQDFDGDGFFIAVFKKSD
- a CDS encoding Stp1/IreP family PP2C-type Ser/Thr phosphatase gives rise to the protein MEAVFKSDRGKIRKLNEDSGGIFKNHFAVLALVADGMGGHRAGDVASKMTVDLIESKWHELNSELRAGAAEDWLSQTIEEVNTELFQYAEKNPECNGMGTTLVAAICTEDFISIANIGDSRGYVINQSKVIQMTEDDSFVNALVQSGEISKEDAEHHPKKNLLLKALGTQGKADPSIKTIVPDHGTLILLCSDGLSNKVSEGEISALAENDLSLDQMADRLISLANDYGGEDNITLAAVRISLQDEGGESL
- the pknB gene encoding Stk1 family PASTA domain-containing Ser/Thr kinase, with the translated sequence MIGKRLSGRYKVLRSIGSGGMANVYLARDMILDRDVAVKVLRMDYVGDGNMLKRFQREAQSATSLTHPNIVSMYDVGDEEDYYFLVMEYVEGMTLKQYIQEQSPLALEDAIDIMLQLTSAIAHAHHNGIIHRDIKPQNILIDQEGNIKITDFGIAMALSATAITQTNSVMGTVHYLSPEQARGGTASKKSDIYSLGIVMYELITGTLPYEGETPISIALKHLQSDLPRPSEVVKDLPQSLENVILKAAAKDPHYRYSSADEMTDDLKTVLNPERASEPVFAPAPDLEATKAIPIIRDRMDVMTSDETKIHEPEKKDDKPVKKKKKKWPWILALIFILLLGGGLMAAMGMFGPAQIQVPDVTGENIEDAEEVITEAGLTVGDIVYEPNEQVEEDIVLRSSPKATRSVDEGERINLTVSSGKETIEVDGYVGRNFDNSEELIREAGFTDIEPEERYDDSAAGTILEQDPREGEEVVPGDTVMRLVISQGPEQSEVPDLTGYTAEEIAAYEQETGISVTITREEYSGEYAAGTVISQNPEAGTMVEVGGNINVVTSLGAPPVPVNNVVIPVTIEYLQEEEPPEEGEDPPELPEQVVTIYIEDKNNTMDEPVEEFTITEDTERNIRLTIEEGSSGSYRIERNGETYLEDTFPYEQEG